The nucleotide sequence GGGCCGGTCCAGAGCGGGCAGCCTTAAGTCGCCTATCCGGCGCGGTGGGGGAGTCATTTTCGGGCCAAAACCCCGGAACTACAGTTATCGGCCGCCTAAGAAGGTCAAACGCACCGCGCTGAAAGTCGCCTTGACGGCCAAGCTTCAGGAAGAAGAACTTTTAATCCTTAATACCTTTGATCTCCCTGAAATCAAGACTAAGCTCTTTGTCGAGGCCATGGCCGGCCTGGACCTCACCAACGCGCTGATTGTTACACCGGAGGCTCATGAGAACCTGGAGAGATCCGCGCGGAACGTGCCCGGGATCAAGGTTCTCCGTTCCGGCGGACTCAATGTCTATGACGTTCTGAAGTACAGACATCTGGTGCTACTTAAGCCTTGTATTGCCCAGATCACGGAAAGATTGCAGAAATGACGGAACCGAGCCGGGCCATCATCAAGCCTCTTATTACAGAAAAATCAACACTCCAGAAGGAGAGGGACAACCAAATCGCCTTTGTCGTTGATCGTCGCGCCAACAAGATCGAAATAGGCCGGGCCGTGGAGCAGGTCTTCAAGGTCAAGGTCACTAAGGTGCGAACGATTAATATGAGAGGTAAGAAAAAAAGACTTGGCCAGCACCTTGGCAAGCGATCGGACTGGAAGAAGGCGATCGTGACCCTGGCGCCGGGTGAACATATTGACTTCTTTGAAGGTGTCTAAGCGAACGGATAGATCAGATGGCCATAAAAAAAGTTAAACCCACTTCTCCGGGACGCAGGTTCCAGACCTATAACACATTTGAGGAGATTACAAGAGACGCGCCCGAAAAGAGCCTGCTTAAGCCGCTGCACAAAAGCGGCGGACGGAACAATTACGGCCGCATAACGTGCCGGCACCGCGGCGGAGGGCATAAGCGCCGTTATCGGGTCATAGATTTCAAGCGCGATAAAATGGATATTCCGGCCAGGGTTTTTTCCATCGAGTATGATCCGAATCGCGGAACCCGTATTGCTCTCCTGCATTACATTGATGGCGAGAAGCGTTATATTCTGGCTCCGCAGCATTTGAAAGTCGGGGATACGGTCATCACCAGTGAAAAGGCCGATATTAAACCGGGCAACGCCTTACCTCTTCGAGCCACCCCACTGGGAACACTGGTTCATAACATTGAGATGAAAGTCGGGAAGGGCGGTCAACTTGTGCGCGGCGCTGGAACCTACGCCCAGATTATGGCCAAAGAAGGACGCTATACCTTGCTCAAGCTTCCTTCAGGGGAGCTGCGCCTGATCCACTCAGACTGCAAAGCCACGGTGGGTCAGCTTTCTAATCCCGATCATAACCTGGTCTCGATAGGCAAGGCCGGACGAAATCGTTGGCTGGGCAGGCGCCCCAGCGTCCGGGGTGTGGTCATGAACCCGGTTGATCATCCGCATGGTGGAGGGGAAGGCAAGAGTTCGGGCGGCCGCCATCCAGTGACCCCTTGGGGCGTCCCGACCAAGGGATACAAAACGCGCTCTCTCAAAAAATCTAGTAACCGATACATAGTCAAGAGGAGAAAGTAGGGCAATGCCACGTTCCGTAAAGAAAGGTCCTTTTATTGATGATCATCTGATAAAGAAGATCACGAGGGCCAACGAAGCCCAGGACAAACGCGTCATCAAGACCTGGAGCAGGCGTTCTACCATCATCCCGGAAATGGTTGGTCTGACTTTTGCGGTGCATAATGGCAAAAAATTCATGCCTGTCTTTGTAACGGAAAATATGGTCGGACATAAACTGGGTGAATTCTCCCCCACGCGGACCTTTTACGGCCATGCCGGAGACAAAAAGTCCAGGCTTAAGAGGAGATAAGCCAGGAGAAAGATAATGGAAGCCAGGGCTGTGATTAAATACGTTCACATTGCACCGCGTAAACTGCGCATTGTGGCGGAGAATATCAAGGGCCAGTCAGTCGAGAATGCCATGACGCTGCTTAAATTCACCCCCAAGAAGGCGGCTGGAATCCTGCTCAAGGCGCTTAACTCGGCTTTGGCGAATGCAGAGCAAAGCCAGCAAATTGATGTGGATACATTATATGTGAAAAAGGTCCACATTGACGATGGACCAGTGGCGAAACGCTGGCGACCCAGGGCCATGGGCCGTGCGACCCGGATACTTAAACGAACCAGTCACGTCACGATCGTTCTGGACGAGGCATAGGAGGAACAGATTTTGGGACAGAAAACACATCCGGTGGGTTTTCGGCTTGGGATAATCAAGACCTGGGATTCCCGTTGGTTTGCCCGTCGGGATTTTGGCGCCCTGACGGTGGAAGACAAGCAGATACGGGACTACATTAAGAATAAGCTCTACCAGGCCGGCGTGGCCAAGATCGAGATCGAACGAGCGGCCAGTAAGGTAAAGCTCCGGATTCATACCGCCAGACCAGGCATTGTCATTGGCAAGAAAGGGGTCGAGATCGAAAAACTCAGAAATGAGCTCGAAAAGCTGGTCAGGCGGGAAGTGATGATTGATATTCAGGAAATCCGCAAACCTGAGGTAAACGCCCAACTGGTTGCTGAGAATATTGCCCAACAGCTCTTGCGCCGCGTGGCCTTTCGGCGCGCTATGAAAAAGGCGGTCAGTATCGCCATGAAATTCGGGGCCCAGGGAATCAAGATTAGCTGCGCCGGAAGATTGGGCGGTGCGGAGATGGCCAGGAGAGAATGGTATCGTGAGGGCCGGGTGCCTCTGCATACAATGCGCGCGGACATTGATTATGGTTTTGCCGAAGCCCATACAAACTACGGGCTGATTGGGATCAAGGTCCTTATTTTTAAGGGCGAGGTTTTGACCAAAGCGGAAGAGGAAAGGCTGCAGGAGGCCTGAGAGATGCTTGAACCCAAGAAAGTAAAATACCGCAAGAAGCAGAAAGGGCGGATGAGAGGCAAGGCTTACCGGGGCTGTAATCTGGAGTTTGGAAGGTACGGCCTGCAGGCCCTTGGCTGCGGATTTATGGATAGCCATCAGATCGAGGCCGCGCGGGTGGCTATGACCCGCCACGTCAAACGCGGCGGGAAGATCTGGATACGGGTTTTCCCGGACAAGCCGCTAACAAAAAAACCGGCGGAGACTCGTATGGGTAAAGGTAAGGGTCCCCCGGATAAATGGGTGGCAGTGGTGAAGCCGGGACGGATTCTCTATGAGATGGAAGGTGTGGGCGAGGAAGTCGCCCGGGAAGCCATCCGGCTGGCCCAGCACAAGCTTCCTTTCCCAACTCGGTTTATTAGGAGAGACGAGTCAATATGAAGGCGAGCGAGCTCAGAGAGTTAAGCCTTGAAGAGTTAATGGAGAAGGAAAGGGAACTGCGAGAAGAGCTGTTTAATTTCCGCTTCCAGAATGCAACCAACCAGCTGGAAAATACAGCGCGCCTTCCCCAGACCCGAAAGGAGATAGCGCGCATCAAGACCATCATTTTAGAAAAGATTCAGAAGCGATCGGTTGAGGAGGCCCGAGTAACTTGAACAAGAGGCGTAACAGGAAAAGAATGGTTGGTGTAGTTGCTTCGGATAAGATGGACAAGACCGTCGTTGTGGTTGTGAACCGGCTGGTCCGGCATCCTGTCTATAAAAAGTACATTCGCCGGCGGTCCAGGTTCAAGGCGCATGATGAGCAGAACAAGGTCCGGATTGGTGATACGGTCGAGATAGTCCAGTCACGACCAATCTCAAAGACCAAGCACTGGCGTATCAGTAAAATCATTAGTCACCAGGCCTGAGTGGTAAATATAAGGGAATAGAAATGATTCAAGCTGAAACGAGACTGAGCGTTGCCGACAACTCTGGAGCGAAAATGATTTCATGCATCAAGGTGCTGGGCGGGTCCAGGCGTCGGTATGCTTCTGTGGGCGACATCATCATCGTTTCGGTCAAGGAAGCTCTGCCTCACTCGAAAGTTAAAAAAGGCGATGTCTTGCGAGCTGTGGTCGTACGAACGGTTAAGGAGGTTGGACGTCCTGACGGGTCTTACATCAAATTCGACGACAATTCAGCCGTGCTGATTAATGCTCAGAGAGAACCGATTGGGACGCGTATTTTTGGGCCGGTGGCCCGGGAGCTCAGAGCCAAGAATTTTATGAAAATAATTTCGCTGGCCCCAGAGGTAATCTGACTGAGCAGGCAGCGCGTCTCCGGGATCCATTTGTATGGCACTCTAAAGGATGACCATGAGAAAACAATCAGAACATATAAAAAAAGATGACCGGGCCATCGTTCTCTCTGGCAAAGAAAAGGGTAAGATTGGCAAGGTTCTTAAAATCCTCCCCAAAAAGAACAGGGCCGTGATTGAGAAAGTCAACATGGTCAAGCGCCACACCAGGGCTGGCGCCAAGGCTGCCAAGGGAGGCATCATTGAAAGAGAGGGGTCGCTCCATATTTCCAACCTCATGTTGATCTGCCCCAAATGCACAGACCCGGTACGGGTCGGTCATAAGGTTTTAGAAGACGGCTCCTGGGTGCGAGTGTGTAAAAAATGCGGGGAGACCTTGGATGAGTGAGGTTTTTGGGGAGAAGTAAATGGCCAGACTTTGGGATAGATATCGGAATGAAATCATGGGCCGTATGATGAAGGAGTTCAATTATAAGAACTCGATGCAGGTACCCAAGCTTGAAAAAATAATCTTGAACATCGGCCTGGGAGAGGCGATTCAGAATATTAAGCTTCTTGACAATGCCGTTGAAGAATTAACCCTGATTGCCGGGCAGAAAGCGGTCGTTACGCGGGCGCGCCGTTCCATTGCAAGCTTCAAGCTGCGCGAAGGTATGCCCATTGGCTGTATGGTCACCCTGCGGCGTCAGAAGATGTATTATTTTCTGGACAAGCTCATCAATATTGTTCTTCCCCGCGTCCGGGATTTTAGGGGGGTTTCTCAAAAGTCCTTTGATGGCCGAGGTAATTACACCCTGGGTCTTAGGGAACAGCTTATTTTTTCGGAAATTGATTATGACAAGGTAGACAAGGTTAAAGGCTTAAATGTTACGATTGTCAGCACGGCCAAAACGGATGAGGAAGCTTATTTCCTGCTCAAAGAGATGGGGATGCCTTTCCGCAGCTAAACTTGAAGGAGGATAGTTTTGGCAAAAAAATCACTGGTCGCTAAAGCCAAACGACACCCAAAATTTATTGTTCGGGCTTATAATCGCTGTCCAATTTGTGGCCGGCCCAGGGCGTATTTACGCAAGTTTAATCTGTGTCGAATTTGTTTTCGTAAACTGGCGCTGGCCGGGGAGATACCCGGTGTGACCAAGGCGAGCTGGTAGGAGACCGTATAATCATGATGACCGACCCTGTCGCGGATATGTTGACACAGATAAGAAACGCCCTTATGGCCAGGCATGAGCGGGTGGATATACCGGCTTCCAAGATCAAGATCAGTATCGCTCGCATCCTGAAAGAGGAAGGATATATCAGGAATTACAAAATCTTTAAGGACAATAAGCAGGGAATCCTGAGGATTTTATTGAAATATACCGGGATTAATGACCCGGTTATAAAAGGACTTAAGAGGGAAAGCAAGCCGAGCCGACGTCTTTACGTTAACCGGGGCGAAATACCCTATGTCCTATCAGGTCTCGGAGTCGGCGTCCTGAGCACTTCTAAGGGGATACTTACCGATCGAGAAGCCCGACGACAGAATGTCGGCGGAGAATTAATCTTTTCAATCTGGTAAATCAAGCAGTTACGGAACTGGATAAAGGAACATCTAAACATGTCGCGTGTAGGGAAAAGGCCAATCGAAATACCTCCCGGGGTGACGATTGATTACCAGCCGCCGCTCATAACGGTTAAAGGTGAAAAGGCTACCTTGACTCGGAGCCTTTCCCCTAAAGCGATCCTTAAGATTGAGGAGCGGGTTATCAATGTCTTGCCAAGCGATACAACCAGAGAGTCCCGGGCCATATGGGGGTTGACCCGGTCTTTGGTGGCCAATATGGTCCAGGGAGTACACGCCGGGTTCACCAAGGAACTCGAGATCATTGGCGTGGGATACAGGGCTGATCTGCGGGGCAATACCCTGAGTTTAAGCCTCGGTTATTCACACCCGATCGAATTTACTCTCCCGGAGGGAATCACCGTTACAGTTGACAGACAAACCCGCATCACTTTAAAGGGAGCGGACAAAGAACTCGTGGGGCTTACCGCGGCCCGGCTTCGAGCCCTTAAAAAACCGGAGCCCTATAAAGGCAAGGGTATCAAGTACGTTGATGAAGTAATACGACGTAAGGTTGGTAAGACTGGTATCAAGCAGATATAAACAAGCCATGTCCAGATTGAGGAAAAAGAATGGCTCAGACAAACCCCCGTGCTTCGGCGCGGTTAAAAAGAAAAAAAAGAGTCCGCAAGAAGATCAGAGGCACGGTCGAGCGCCCGAGGCTCTGTGTCTTTCGCAGTGCGCGGCATATTTATGCTCAGGTTATTGACGACGCGAGCGGACGGACTCTAGCTTCGAGTTCGACCTTAAGCCCGGAGTTGCGTGAGAAAGTTAAAGGATTAAAGAAAACCGAAGCCGCTAAACTAGTCGGCGCGCACATCGGGGTTAAGGCCAAGGAAAAGGGCGTCAACAGCGTTATTTTTGATCGCAATGGGTTTCTTTACCACGGGCGGGTTCAGGCTCTGTCCGATGCCGCCCGTAAGGCCGGTCTAGAATTCTAAGGGGGGCTTAGTTTGTTTCGAACAACGGAAATCGAAGAACCAGGATTCATCGAGAAGGTGGTGTTTATAAACCGTGTCGCTAAGGTTGTTAAAGGTGGACGCAGGTTCTCGTTTTCAGCCATAGTCGTGGTTGGCGATGGTAAGGGCCTGGTCGGATATGGTCTGGGTAAAGCCAATGAGGTTCCCGAAGCTATCCGAAAAGGCACCGAGAAGGCCAGAAAAGATATGACCTCCGTTTATCTTGAAAAAATGACCATCCCTCACCAGGTCATCGGTCGCTATGGTGCAGGCCGAGTTCTGCTGAAGCCGGCCAGTCCGGGAACAGGGGTCATCGCTGGAGGGGCGGTGCGGGCTGTGGTTGAAGCCGCAGGAATAAAGGATGTTCTGACCAAATGCCTTGGATCGCACAATCCCCATAATATGGTTAGAGCCACGCTTCAGGGTCTTCGGGCCCTGCGCAACGCCGAGGCGGTAGCTGCTGAACGGGGGATACCTATCGAGCGTATACGTAAGGCTGAAAGGTCACAGTGAACATGGCCAAGGAATTGAAAGTGACACAGGTGCGCAGTATGATCGGTCGTCTTCCTAAGCATCGGCGAACCATACGTGCCTTGGGACTGACCAAGATTAACAAGACTGTTATCCATAAAGATACTCCGGAAATCAGGGGGATGATTAACCAAGTCGCTCATTTGATTAAGGTTGAGGAGAAGTCCTGATGCGTCTTCATGAACTGAAACCGCCAGCCGGATCCCGAAAGAGCCGCCGCAGAGTCGGCCGAGGAAGCGGCTCCGGGCTGGGGAAGACCTGCGGGCGAGGCCACAAAGGATACAAATCTCGCTCTGGCGGTAAGGTCAGCCCCGGTTATGAGGGCGGCCAGATGCCGTTGCAGCGGCGGGTGCCCAAAAGGGGCTTCACGAATATCTTTAAGAAAAATTTCTCCCTGATTAATCTGAGGGACCTGGCCAGATTTGAAACAGGCAGCGTGATTGACCCGGAAGGCTTGGCCGCGGCGGGATTGATCAAGAAGTCTAGTCAGAAAGTCAAACTCTTGGGTCAAGGAAAGTTAGATCACCCTTTAACCCTTAAGATCCATGGCGCGTCAGCCGGCGCCAAGGCGGCGGTTGAAGCTGCCGGGGGACAGATCGAGATTCTAGCCGGGTAAGATTGTGATCGGTGGATTCCAAAATATTTTTCGCATTAAGGAGCTTAAGTCACGGGTCCTTTTTACCCTGGCTATCCTGGCCGTTTATCGCCTCGGGGTGTTTGTTCCTACTCCCGGGGTGGATACAGAGGTTCTGGCCACTTTCTTCGAACGCGCCAACATCCTTGGTCTTTTGGACATGTTTGCCGGCGGGGCCTGGAGACGGTTCTCTGTGTTTGCCCTTGGCATCATGCCTTACATCTCGGCCTCGATCATCCTTGAGCTTTTAACCGTTGTTATTCCTCATCTGGAGCGCTTGAAGAAGGAGGGTGAGGCTGGCCGGAAGAAAATCACTCAGTATGCCCGTTACGGAACGATTCTTATTTCCGTTGTTCAGGGTTTTGCCATTGCCGTCGGGCTTGAGAGCATGACCGGACCGGATGGGTCCATGGTGGTTCTGGATCCGGGCTGGTCCTTTCGGCTCATGACTGTAATAACCCTGACTTCAGGGACCGCTTTCATCATGTGGCTGGGCGAACGGATCACCGAACGTGGCATTGGCAATGGGATTTCAATTATCATCTTTGCTGGCATCATCGCTCGATTTCCAGAAGCGCTTGTCAAGCTCTTTCAGCTCCTCAGAACCGGTGAGATAGGTCCGATCCTTGTCCTGGGGCTGGGGATTTTTGCAGTTGCGGTTGTGGGAGCCATAGTATTTTGTGAGCGGGGCCAACGTCGCATTCCGGTGCAGTATGCGAAGCGGGTGGTTGGCCGTCGCGTGTATGGCGGGCAGAATACTCACCTGCCTCTAAAGATAAACTCATCCGGCGTCATCCCCCCGATTTTTGCCTCGTCTATCCTGATGTTCCCGGCCACGATCGCTCAATTTATCCCTCTGCCTTACATGGATAGAGTTTCAAACATACTTAACCCCGGGGCCATCCTTTACAACCTCCTGTTTGTGGGCTTTATCTTTTTCTTCTGTTACTTTTACACGGCGGTGACCTTTAATCCGGTGGATGTGGCGGAGAATATCAATAAACAGGGAGGGTCTATTCCGGGCATCAGGGCGGGCAAGCCGACGGCGCAGTATATTGACCGTGTGTTGACCCGCATTACCTTTGGCGGCGCCGTTTATGTCTCGATTATTTGTGTTTTACCAGCCATATTAATTCAGCAGTTCGACGTTCCCTTTTATTTTGGGGGAACCGGGCTCCTGATCGTGGTTGGCGTTGCGCTCGATACGGTCGGACAGATCGAAACCCATATGCTGACTCGTCATTATGAAGGGTTTTTAAAGAAGGGTATGGCCGGACGACTTCGGCGTTAAATCAATTTGAAAATAAAGTGAGGGTTGTTTTGTGAATATGGTGCTGCTCGGTCCTCCTGGTGCCGGTAAAGGTACACAGGCCAAGATGCTGATCGAGAAATACGGTATCCCCCAGATTTCCACAGGCGACATTCTTCGGGAAAACCTGAAAAATCAGACTGAATTGGGAATGCAAGCCAAGAAATACATGGATGCGGGGAAGCTGGTTCCGGATGAGGTCGTCATCGGTATTATTGATAATCGGCTGAAGGAGAATGATTGCCAGAAAGGTTACATGCTGGATGGCTTCCCCCGGACGGTGGCCCAGGCGGAAGCGCTTGACAAGATTTTGTCCAGCCGAAATTCGGGGATTGATCATGTCATCAGCATTGATGTTCCCAGGGAAGACCTCCTGGCTCGCCTGACCGGACGGCGGACCTGCCGCCAGTGTGGCCAGGGCTATCATGTTATCTTCGATCCGCCTAAAAAGGAAGGCGTGTGTGATAAATGCAGCGGGGAGCTTTACCAGCGGGATGACGACAATGAGGCTACGGTCGCTTCGCGTCTTGAGGTTTACGCCAACCAGACCCAGCCACTCATTGATTACTACCAAAATAAGGGACTTCTAAGACCCGTCAACGGTCAGGGGAAGATTCAGGAGATTTTTGATCGAATTGTCGGCGTTCTGGAGTAGCGTTTAGATTCAGTCCCGCATGGAGATAGATGATGAAAGTCAGGTCCTCAGTTAAAAAAATGTGCAACAAATGTAAGATCGTCCGGCGAAAAAATGTGGTGCGGGTCATCTGTGAAAACCCGAAGCACAAGCAGCGGCAAGGTTAACCATATCAGGAGGGATTGAAGTTGGTCAGAATCGCGGGTGTTGATTTACCGAAAAATAAACGGGTCGAGGTGGGGTTGACCTACATTTACGGCATTGGGAGGTCCACTTCTCAGAAGATCCTCTCCCAGGCTGAAGTAAACTGGGATACGAAAACGGATTTGCTGACCGAACAGGAGGTCACCAAGATCAGAATGATTATTGATAGTGATGTCAAGGTCGAAGGTGATCGCAGGCGGGAGGTGACCACGAACATCAAACGCTTGATGGACCTGGGCGCCTATCGGGGGCTTAGGCACCGGAAATCCTTGCCGGTACGGGGTCAAAGGACGCACACCAATGCCCGAACTCGAAAGGGACCTCGTCGCTCGGTGGTCGGCCGGAGAAAGAAGTAGAGCTTAGGGAGAGGTATGGCCAAGACAAGAAAAAAGGGTCAGAGGAAAAAAGAAAAAAAGAATATTCCGAATGGAGTGGCTCACATCCAATCCACCTTTAATAATACCATTGTCACCTTTACCGATATGAACGGGAACACCGTGGCCTGGTCCAGCGGTGGCACCCAAGGGTTCAAGGGCTCTCGGAAGTCCACTCCTTTTGCAGCCCAGCTCGCGGCGCAGGATGCGGGCCGAAAGGCCATGGAGCATGGCATGAGATCGGTTGAGGTCTATATTAAAGGACCCGGGCCGGGCCGGGAGGCTGCCTTGCGGGCCTTGCAGGTTGTCGGGTTGACGGTGAGTGTCATCCGGGATGTAACTCCCATCCCCCATAATGGCTGTCGGCCACCGAAACGTCGGCGCGTATAAGAAGGACTTTAGCAACGGAGGTTTGTGATTTGGCCAGATATACTGGTTCAGTCTGTCGGCTTTGCCGGCGTGAAAGTATGAAATTATTCCTGAAGGGCGATCGGTGTTACTCTGATAAATGTGCCTATGAGCGGCGCAGTTACCCACCCGGAATGCATGCTCAGCGACGACGAAAGGTTTCCGATTATGGGGTTCAGCTCAGGGAAAAGCAAAAGGTTAAGAGGATGTATGGCCTTCAGGAAAAACAGTTTCGGTCTTACTTTACCAAAGCGGAACGTCAGAAAGGTATTACCGGGACCAACCTGCTCATCCTCCTTGAACGGAGATTAGACAATGTTGTATATCGTCTCGGTTATGCTTCCTCAAGAAGTCAGGCCCGTCAGCTAGTAACCCACAAACATCTCACGGTCAATAGCCGGAGTGTCAATATACCATCCTACCTCATCAAACAGGGGGACATAGTGGTCTTAAAAGAAAAAAGCCGCCAACTGGGGCAGATTCAGGAATCACTTACAGCGGTGGCTCGTCGGGGAATACCACAATGGCTTGAACTGGACAAAGACAGTTTTAGTGGGGTAATCAAGGCCTTACCCACACGGGAAGATTTGACTATGCCTATAGAGGAGCAACTCATTGTCGAGTTATATTCCAAATAATCTTGGGTTCTTTAGCTTCTTGGTTAAGTGAGGAAAGGCCATGTATAAAAATTGGAGAGAATTGATTATGCCGAAAAAGGTCGAGGTTGATTCAGAAAGTCAAGATCCGTTTTTTGGCAAATTTGTCTGCGAACCCTTGGAACGGGGATTTGGTATTACTTTAGGCAACGCCCTCCGGCGGATACTCCTATCCTCCCTCCAGGGTGCGGCTATTGTATCGGTTAGAATCGAGAACATCCTGCATGAATTCAGCTCCATACCGGGTGTCGTCGAAGACGTAGCCGACATCATCCTTAACCTCAAGGAGGTCCGGTTTAAACTCCACTCAGACAAACCGAAAACGATCACCATTGAGGTGGAAGGAGAAAAGGTCGTAACCGCCGAGGACATTATAACTGACGATCAGCTTGAAGTACTTAATCCCGAGCACCATATCGCAACCTTATCCAAGGGCGGGTCTCTAAAAATAGAAATGCTCGTTAAGATGGGTAAAGGCTATCAGCCGGCAGATAGGGAAGAAATCAAAGACGAGCCTGTCGATACGATTCCGGTTGACGCGATTTTTTCACCCGTCCGCAAAGTTAATTATGTGGTGACCAATGCCCGGGTCGGCCAGCGTACCGATTACGATAAACTGACTTTGGAAGTTTGGACGGATGGCAGTGTGCTCCCTCGGGACTCTGTGGCTTACGCCGCCAAGATACTCAAAGAGCAGTTGAGTATATTCATCAATTTCGAAGAAGAGGAAGAGCCGGCTGAAGTCGAAGAGACCAAACTTGAAGAAACCTTCAATGAGAACCTTTTTAGAAGCGTGGATGAACTCGAACTTTCCGTCCGTTCGGCCAATTGTCTCAAGAACGCCGATATTCATCTTATAGGCGAACTGGTCCAAAAAAGCGATCAGGAGATGCTGAAGACCAAAAACTTTGGTCGAAAATCCCTGAATGAAATAAAGGAAATCCTGAGTCAAATGGGCTTAAGCCTCGGCCTGAAGGTGGAAAACTTCCCCAGTCGTGAAGAAATAAAAAGAATGAAAGAAATGAAGGAAAAGGCGACATGAGACATCGCAAGGCCGGAGTTAAATTAAATCGAACGGCAAGCCATCGCAAGGCGATGTTCCGTAACATGGTCACCAGCTTGTTCGAGCATGAGAGCATCGTAACTACGCATGCCAAAGCAAAGGCCTTGCGGCCTCTGGCAGACAAAATGATCACCCTGGCAAAAAGGGGTGACCTCCATTCCAGGCGGCAGGTCCTTGCCATTCTGACTAAAAAGTCAGTCACACATAAGCTGTTTTCCGATATCAAAGACCGATATATGGACATTAGCAGCGGATACACCACTCTGGCCAAGCTTGGTCCCCGCCGCGGAGATGCAGCACCTTTAGCGGTCATGGCGCTGGTTGTTCCAGAGGAAACCGCTAAAAAGAAAAAGAAATCCCGCAAGAAAGCGGCCGCCTCAAAAAAAGAAGCCGTCAAGGCTGAAGACTCCACTGCCTCTGAGCCTGAAACCGGCGAAGAAAACTGATTTTCAGTGAAAGCCAAAAAATAGAGGGAATCAGTTTTCGAGCGATATCAGGCCTCCATCTTAGCCTCCCTATTGAATTTCTTTTGATAAAATTTATAAAATGATTTGCGCCCCTGAGCTGCCAGCCAATTACAGTTAATGTCATTAGTATATTCCGATTAAAATGATTGCACGGGTCTATGCCTTCGTGGCGTTGTGCAGGGTAAAGTGGTTTTTAATAGTCGCCTCCACTCAAGGTTCCAATCGGTAAATTATGTTGACAGTTCCTCCAGAGGAGCACCATCTGAAGAAATAAATTGAGGCAAAATCTGCCTGAAGAGTGAATTCATCAGCAATCCTTAACCGGTGTCTTTTCTAACGGCTATGAAGAATTATTTTTCCGCTTGAGTGAACAAGGGAGTATCAAGATTGAGATTATTTCACCGAGCCTGTTCAGAGCGCATGCGAGGGGTTCGTAGTGACATGACATTGATATTATTATAAAATATCATCAGGAGGGTCAGGGCGGCCAGGTAATTTTAACCTTTTTAATGAGGAATGTAATTTTATTTATTGTTTTAATATTGAAGAAAAATCTATTGATTTTGGACCGTATCTTGCACATTTTCTCAGTGAAAAGGAGGACGGCTGGATGTCGAATTTTCTTGATTTTACTCTTAAGCGCGATGAGTTTAACCGGGAAGAAGCGAACTCTCGCTCAGATTTGCGCTTTAAAAAATCAGATCATCTGTCCGAATCAATATTTAGCAGTGTCTTCGAGTCAATTCCCACCCTGATGTCTCAAAAAATGCAGAGACGCTTTTCCCGCCGTTTGAAATACCTGCTGGATCAGCTAGAAAAATGAATAGATTGGTCTTGAAAATGCCTGCGAGCGCATTCCCCGCAGCTTGCT is from Deltaproteobacteria bacterium and encodes:
- the rplQ gene encoding 50S ribosomal protein L17 encodes the protein MRHRKAGVKLNRTASHRKAMFRNMVTSLFEHESIVTTHAKAKALRPLADKMITLAKRGDLHSRRQVLAILTKKSVTHKLFSDIKDRYMDISSGYTTLAKLGPRRGDAAPLAVMALVVPEETAKKKKKSRKKAAASKKEAVKAEDSTASEPETGEEN
- a CDS encoding DNA-directed RNA polymerase subunit alpha, encoding MYKNWRELIMPKKVEVDSESQDPFFGKFVCEPLERGFGITLGNALRRILLSSLQGAAIVSVRIENILHEFSSIPGVVEDVADIILNLKEVRFKLHSDKPKTITIEVEGEKVVTAEDIITDDQLEVLNPEHHIATLSKGGSLKIEMLVKMGKGYQPADREEIKDEPVDTIPVDAIFSPVRKVNYVVTNARVGQRTDYDKLTLEVWTDGSVLPRDSVAYAAKILKEQLSIFINFEEEEEPAEVEETKLEETFNENLFRSVDELELSVRSANCLKNADIHLIGELVQKSDQEMLKTKNFGRKSLNEIKEILSQMGLSLGLKVENFPSREEIKRMKEMKEKAT
- the rpmJ gene encoding 50S ribosomal protein L36 — protein: MKVRSSVKKMCNKCKIVRRKNVVRVICENPKHKQRQG
- the rpsM gene encoding 30S ribosomal protein S13, which codes for MVRIAGVDLPKNKRVEVGLTYIYGIGRSTSQKILSQAEVNWDTKTDLLTEQEVTKIRMIIDSDVKVEGDRRREVTTNIKRLMDLGAYRGLRHRKSLPVRGQRTHTNARTRKGPRRSVVGRRKK
- the rpsD gene encoding 30S ribosomal protein S4, which produces MARYTGSVCRLCRRESMKLFLKGDRCYSDKCAYERRSYPPGMHAQRRRKVSDYGVQLREKQKVKRMYGLQEKQFRSYFTKAERQKGITGTNLLILLERRLDNVVYRLGYASSRSQARQLVTHKHLTVNSRSVNIPSYLIKQGDIVVLKEKSRQLGQIQESLTAVARRGIPQWLELDKDSFSGVIKALPTREDLTMPIEEQLIVELYSK
- the rpsK gene encoding 30S ribosomal protein S11; its protein translation is MAKTRKKGQRKKEKKNIPNGVAHIQSTFNNTIVTFTDMNGNTVAWSSGGTQGFKGSRKSTPFAAQLAAQDAGRKAMEHGMRSVEVYIKGPGPGREAALRALQVVGLTVSVIRDVTPIPHNGCRPPKRRRV